The following is a genomic window from Neosynechococcus sphagnicola sy1.
TAGGGCGATCGCACTGCCTAATAGCTCTGCTAAATCACAGGCTGCGATCGCAATTTCACAGAGTACCCACAGCACCAAGTTCAGACGGGGACTAAAGTAGTCGCGACAAGTCTGGGCTAAATCCCGCCCCGTTGCCACCCCCAACCGCACACACAACGATTGCAGGAGAATTGCCATCAAATTTGAGAGCAAAATCACCGTCAACAGCGTGTAACCAAACCGAGCCCCTCCAGCAATGTCGGTGGCCCAGTTACCCGGATCCATATAGCCCACGGATACCAAATATCCTGGCCCTGCATAGGCCAACATTTTTCGCCAGAAATTGCTGTCCTTGGGGATTGGAATGGAGCGGTGGACTTCGGACAGGCTAGGTCTGCGGTTAGCGGGAGACATGATTGATTCTTTTCATAATCTTTTCACAATTTTAGCCCGTCCCTGGCAGCGAGTTGAGAACCCGTCCGACTCAAATCTCGGCTTTCTCCTCCTCTCTCGACCCTTAAAACAAGCTTGAGTGCAAACAAGGTCTCAGATTGCCCCATAGAATTGAGCTATGGTGCAGTTTACTGGAGTCAGGGTATGGAGGTGCGCGCAGCCGTTGCTTGGGAAGCAGGTCAGCCATTGAAGATTGAAATGGTGGAGCTAGAAGGCCCTAAGGCGGGAGAAGTGATGGTTGAACTCAAAGCCACGGGGGTTTGCCACACCGATGCCTACACCCTCTCCGGGGCTGATCCCGAAGGTCTATTTCCTACCATCCTGGGTCATGAGGGGGCTGGGGTGGTGGTTGAGGTGGGGCCTGAGGTCAGAAGTCTCAGACCTGGTGATCATGTCATTCCTCTCTACACCCCGGAATGTCGTCAGTGCAAATTTTGTCTCAGCGGCAAAACCAATTTGTGTCAAGCCATTCGCTCGACCCAAGGTCAGGGTGTCATGCCCGATGGCAGTAGCCGCTTCTCCCAATCTGGGCAGAAGATCCATCACTATATGGGAACCTCGACCTTTGCTCACTACACGGTTCTGCCTGAAATTGCCGTTGCCAAAATTCGTGAAGATGCTCCTTTTGATCAGGTTTGCTTGATCGGCTGCGGTGTCACCACCGGTATTGGTGCGGTCATCAACACTGCTAAGGTGGAGCCCGGTGCCAATGTCGTCGTTTTTGGTTTAGGGGGCATTGGATTAAATGTGATCCAGGCAGCCCGGATGGTTGGGGCCAGCCAGATTATTGGGGTGGATATGAACCCAGCCAAACGAGGGCTGGCCGAAAAATTTGGCATGACCCACTTTGTGAACCCTCAGGAGGTGGAAGGGGATCTGGTAGCCTATTTGGTGGCGCTGACCGATGGCGGTGCTGACTATAGTTTTGAATGCATTGGCAATGTCAACGTGATGCGGCAGGCCTTGGAGTGTTGTCACAAGGGTTCGGGGGGTGTCCGTCATCATTGGTGTTGCCGGAGCAGGGGAAGAGATTAGTACCCGCCCCTTTCAACTGGTAACCGGACGAGTTTGGAAAGGCTCTGCCTTTGGGGGGGCCAAGGGTCGTCGGGATGTGCCGAAAATCGTCGATTGGTATATGGAGGGCAAAATCCAGATCGATAGTCTGATCACCCATACGGTGCCCTTAGAGCGGATTAATGATGCCTTTGACTATATGCATCAGGGACTCTCGATTCGCACGGTGGTCACCTTTTAGTACCTTGCTCCACCCACTCCCCCTGCAAGCTTTCTGCACACCCTCTGGGTCTGTCAACTTTTAGTGAATAGAACATGACAATCCTGCCGACATGCACCAGCCAGAGCCGCTGTTTTGACGGCACCATCGGCTTTTACCGTCATTTCTCAGACGTTTGTCGAACCGAAATGCGGTTTTCAGTGTACCTGCCACCCCAAGCGACAGGGGCGACCTTACCGATCGTCTATTGGCTCTCGGGATTGACTTGTACGGAAGAGAATTTCATGATCAAGGCGGGGGCACAACAGTTTGCTGCCCAGTATGGGTTGATCCTGGTGGCTCCCGATACCAGTCCCCGCAATCTCGGCCTTCCCGGTGAGACCGAAACCTGGGATTTTGGTGCCGGAGCTGGCTTCTATGTAGATGCCACCACCGATCCCTGGAATGCCCACTATCGCATGTACACCTACGTCACGGAGGAACTGCCAGCACTGATGGCAGCCTTTTTCCCCGGCGATCGCCAGCGCCAGGGGATTATGGGTCACTCCATGGGCGGCCATGGTGCCTTGATCTGTGCCCTTCGTAATCCCGATCGCTACCGTTCGGTCTCGGCCTTTGCCCCGATTGCCGCACCCATGGGTTGCGCTTGGGGACAAAAAGCATTCCGGGGATATCTGGGCACTGACTCAACGGCTTGGCAAGCCTACGATGCCAGTCAAATCGTGATCCATTCTGCCTGGAACCAACCGATATTGATTGATCAAGGAACCGCAGACCCGTTTTTGCCCCAGGGGCAGCTGCTGCCCGAGGTGTTTGAGCAAGCCTGTGCTCAAGCTGGGAAGGAGTTAATCCTGCGCCGCCAAGAGGGATACGACCACAGTTATTCGTTCATTGCCACCTTCATTGCCGATCACCTACGTCACCATGCCATGGCGCTCCGTTAGCGATCGCCTGATTCGTGCTTATTTCTGGAGATTTTCAGATCGTACCCAATCCGTTGCCAAGGTCAACTGCAAATCTTCCGGATTGAAAATAATCAATCGATCAAGGGTTCCTGTCCTGGAATTTGTTGGTTCTCCTAAAATTCCTGCGAGGAGACTGCCCACGCGATCGCCAAATAAGCTCCTGAGCACCTGACGGGCTGTGGCTGTGGCTACGCCACCCCGAACAGTTTGCTGAGTAATTTCACGGGTGGCAGCTCTGACTTTGGAGACCGCTCGAATGGTAAACGTGCGATTGTCAATCACTACCCGATCAGCAATGTAGCGAGCACCGGGAGCCCCATTCCCCATCACGGCTTTGAATTGCCCCTTGAGGCGACTGCCCTTGGGAATGACCACCTGGCCCCTGTCATTACGGACAGGCTCACTGACCACCAAGGTGGCATTCACCGTGTCTCCGGGGGCCAGAATCAGACGCACACTGTTGTTGGCTTGATCCAGGTAGGAGGTGTTAATCTTGGTACCCTTGTCAAGCTGAAGCGGGGCACTCTGGGGATCATTGGGGTCATTGGCTGGGTTGTCGGGGGATGCCCCCCGGTAATTGCACTGCCAACAATATACTGGTTCACTGCCTCCTGACCGGGCAAGGCACTCAACTGCCCCTGACTGACCAGAGCCTGATATATAAAGGCCGCAACATCTCCACGGGTCGCGGTTTGCTGTGGTTCCAGGAACTGGCGATCCGGATAGTTGACGACAATGCGTTTCTGGGTTGCTGCGGCTACGCCATTGGTGGCATAGTCGGGAATTTGGGCAGCATCTTTATAGACCTGTAGAATCTTGGCTGCTGTGCCAGTGGGGGTGAGATCTAAGCCTGCTGCGAGGGAGACCAGCACCTGTACCTTGGGGATGGGTTGACTGGGACGAAATTCACCATCGGGATAGCCAGACATAAAGCCAGTGGTGTAAGCCTGCTCAATGGCTGGGGCTGCCCAGTAACTTCCAGGTACATCGGTGAAGTCTCGCCGGGAACGCACTTGAGACTTCGTAAATCCCTGCCGAATCATCGCGGCAAACTCAGCACGGGTCACTGGCTTATCGGGCTGAAACGTACCATCCGGGAAGCCTTTGATGATGCCTTTATCTGCCAAGCGTTCAATGAAGGGACGTGCCCAGTAGTTAAATGCCACATCTGAGAAATTGGCTGCAACCGCAGGTCTAGAAATGAGCAAGGGTGGCAGGACCGTTGCCGCCATACCAAAGATCACCAAGGCAGTTGGAGCTGACCGATGACGTAGACAATTGCTCATACTTCGATTCCATAAAAACATAGTTACAACGTCTCTGACGTTAGCTAAAAGGTTCCTTCAGTCAGGATGACAGAGAGGCGTTTGAAATCATGTCTAGGCCAATGTTCGACTTGTATCATTCAATTTGAGGGTGGAAAATTCCCAGTCTTGACTGCTACAAGATCCCGGCGATCGCAGCCGGAATAAATTCGGCTTGATCCGTTCCACAGCATTTAGCCCGCCGCTAGAGGCTCGCCGATGTAGTCATTAGCAGACATCAACAGTAATTACTTTGGGGAATTCTTGAAGAACAAACTGGCAATAGCCGCCGCCGCAACCGCACTGGCTAACCACAGCATCCCCCTTTGGTAAGCGGCAAAATCTGGATTATCTGAGAGCACCTTGGCAATTAAATCTGTGCCCCGGTGTGGAGCCCCGATCGCCGCCCCGATAAACGGTTGAATTAACCCACCAAACACACAGGATGCCGTTGCCACCAGGGACGTAGCCAGTGCCTTGGCTCCATTGGGTAGGTGCAATTGGATGGCAGAAAACCCTAGAATCGACCCCCCAGACCAAAGCCCAGGAGAAAAAACATCAGCGTTGCCAGTCCCTGGGAAAGGGAGATCGCCAGCATCACACCGAACAAAAACAGTGAAAAAAAGCCAAATGCACGAGCTGGGAAGACAAAACTCCCCGTTTTTCTGGCCCATGCCCCAGCCAATAATGACCCAACGGTAACACCCAGTGGAATCATCGCATTCATCAATCCGGCTTGCTGAGCAGCATGTTTGAAAAAGTCAATCTGGAATTGAATGTTCCAAAGGTCAGCAAACGCCAGTAAGGTGCCAAAGAGCCCCGTGTAATAGACGAGAGCTGCCCAGAATTGGAGGTTGCCCACGGCGATCGCCAGTGCGGCCCAGAGCGAGATTTTCGGTGGACTTTCGGCGGATGTTGCCTGAGAGGTCTTGCCGACAAAGGTCAGCAGGAGAATGGCACTGATTCCCAGGAGTACCCCCATAATCTGGAATGGCAGACGAAAACTCCCTAGCAAGGGAAATAATCCGCAGACAATCGCCAGCACCGCCCCCGTAACATTGGCAAGGCTCTGACCCAGGGAGGACATAAATGCGAAGTTGTCGGGATAAGTGCGTCCGACTAGGTACATCATGCCGACAAAGGTACTCGACAGTCCCACCCCCAAAAGAATGCGGCCAATCAAGGCTCCCGTCATCCCGGTGCTGACGCTAAACAGAAAAGCGCCTACCGCCGCCACCGTCGCCGTAGCTGCTAACAGCAGACGCGGCGGGAGGTAATCCAAAAGAATGCCAAACAGGAGTTGACTGATGGCATAGGTGATAAAGAATGCGCCACTGAGGAGCCCGAGTTGGGCGGTGTCCAGATGTAGCTCAGCGGCAATGCTCTCGGAGAGTAGGGCAAATAGAACGGCAATCAGAATGCTAACGACGAAAAAGGTTTCCGAGGCTGCCCAGCCAAAATGACGGTTGATCTTGCTCATAGCTTAGGTCTGGTTAGCGATGCGGAAGCACCACTGATTGTGTTGTCGCACCACAGGTTCCATATCGACGGTGGCGATCCGGCCTTGATCGACAATCACCCGACCGTTGATGACGGTGTAATTTGCTTTCTGCGGGGCACAGAACACGACCGCTGCAACGGGATCATGGAGGGCTCCGGCATAGTCAATGGTGTGGAGTTTGATGGTGAAGAAGTCTGCACACTTGCCCGGTTCGAGGGAACCGACATCATCGCGGCCCAGCACCTTTGGCCCCCCCAAGGTAGCAATTTCTAAGGACTCGCGGGCTGTCATCCATTCTCCGGCACGTTTCGGATGAGATTGGGAAAGGAAAAAGTATTTCTGCGGCCCCTCAGGCGGAAGTAATCCCATTTTTAACCGCGCCAGCAGCATCGCCTGACGCACCTCAAGCAACATGTTGGAGGAATCGTTGCTAGCCGAACCGTCCACACCCAGACCCACCTTCACCCCAGCCGCCATATATTTTTTGATCGGGGAGATTCCCGATGCCAACCGCATGTTCGAGTTCGGGCAGTGGGCAACACCGCAGCCTGTGTGGGAGAACTTCTGGATTTCGTCATCATCCACATGAATGGCGTGGGCAAACCAGACATCGTCCCCCAGCCAGTCTAAGGTTTCCATCCAATCCACTGGCCGGAGTTCAAAGCGGTCAAGGGTGAAGCGCTCTTCATCAAAGGTCTCGCACAGGTGGGTGTGGAGTCCAACTTTATAATGGCGAGCCAACTGAGCGGATTCCTTTAACAACCCTGGGGTGACCGAGAAGGGCGAGCAGGGGCCGATAACCATGCGGGTCATGGCACCTACGGAGGGGTCGTGATATCGCTCGATCGCCCGGATACTGTCCTTCATAATCAAGTCTTCATCCTCGACGCAATCATCCGGCGGCAACCCCCCTTTCGACTCTCCCAGGGACATGGAACCGCGACTGCAATGGAACCGCACCCCGATCTCTTTCGCAGCGTCGATCAGACAATCCACCGAATTACCATTTTTGAAAATATAGGAATGATCAAAGACCGTGGTGCAACCTGTCAATGCCAGTTCCCCTAAGCCGATGAGAACACTCAGTCGCGAGGCCTCCGGCGTGGTGTTTGCCCAAATGCGGTACTGCCCTTTTAGCCAAGGAAAGAGATTGTTATTCTGTGCTGCGGGTAGGTTCCGGGTCAGGGTTTGGTTCAGGTGATGGTGAGTATTGACAAACCCAGGGAGGACAATCTGACCCGAGCAATCGACCACGGTGTCCGCCGTCCCAGGCAACTCGGACATGGGGCCAACCTGCTTGATCATGCCATCTTCGGCGTAGATCCCGGCATCCTTCAGCTCCCGCCGTTCCCCATCCATGGTGACGAGAACTTCAGCGTTTTTAGCAAGCAGGGTACGCATGTTTTTGGGGTGATTTTCTGAACTCCCCTAATTATTCCCTATATTCGTCATATTCATCCTCAGATAGCTCCTGAGAACCAAGGCTGGTTGACTGCGTAAAACGATGCCACAACGGGGTGGGCGGGTGGGCTTGACCAGCTTCTTGGAAGTTTGACTCTCTTTTCAGGACTCCGCTGGCATTGTCAGAATTTGCAGTCGGATGGTTTGAGAACTTCCCAACTCTACTTCCAGGATCTCTCCCGATAACCGTTGTAAACAACTTAACAACACCCGCAACTGGGGGGTGCTGGCTCCGGTATCGACATAGAGGCGATCGCTGAGGTTATGGATGCGCTTCCAGGTGAGGTGGAGTTTGACCATGGTTTGCTCCAGTTGAGCCGCTTGACTCACCAATTCCGCCGCAGAATTCAGGCAACCAATCCGTAGGGCTTCTTCGAGGGCCGTTTCTAGATCTAGCGATCCGTGACTCAGGGCTTGCACTTGAGCGGCAGCATCTAAATATTTCGACAGGTAGCGAGCCTCACTGGTTGCTTGCTTCAGGGTGTCAATGTCTGGATTCTCTGCGATCGCCTGTTGGAGTTCCTGCTGATGAGCGGGGGGCAGTTTGGTCATTTCCCGCACCAAAGGTGCCAGATAGCCGGGGGGGGAGAACATTGGTAGCCGCCAATCCTCGCACGGTTTCGGGGAGCAGGTCAGAACTCATAGCCGTCCATTCATCGGACAACTGCCGAACTTCGCGCCGGGTAATTTTGGGACGGGGGTGCCCGGTTGCTTCTGATTCCTTGGCAAGATCGCAGACCATTTGTTGGACTTCCGGAGCCGCTTGGGCGGTTTCCACGAAGGCACGCTTGCTAAAACGATTGACGGAGCTGGGTTCCAGATAGCCCTCGGTTAACAGCGTATCGGCACTGTCCGCCAGTTCAATCAGCGAGTAGGCTTGGCTTTTGCTGATCTCCCGGTCTTTAAGCCAGTTGAGAAACGCCCGTTTCCCCGGCCATTGCCCACTCGTTTCTCGCGATCGCGCACGGCACGGACAATCCGCCCCCGCCAAATATCCGTTTGCAGATCAAAGCGATCGCACACCTGCCAGGCTGTTTCCAGCTGCTGCAAAAAAGTGCCCTCGGAGACTTGCTCATCTGCTGGATCGGGCAGTTGAAAGTTCAAGTCTAGGTCATTGGCGAGAACCGTCTGCACAGGGTCTGTCGGCGGTGAAGTCAGGGAAGGCATAGACAAAATCGCAGCATTGCCGACCCATTATCTCTTATCAGTCCCCTGAATCCATCGGTGAGCTGGGGGGCAGGGGCGAGTAGGTGGGCTTGACCTTGGCACGGAACAGTAAGCGATCGCCATGGTAATAACCAGCATGGCAAATGGTGACGCGATCGCCCGGTTGGGCAATGCCTTCTAGTAAGTCATGGTGGCGGGGATCGTAGTCCACCTCAGCGGCAACGGGGGTCGAGCGATCGCACCCCCCGAGTGGGCCAATAGCTTCTCCAGAGGCTGGAGCAGAGGCAGTAACTTGGTCGCGGCAAACTGCGGATCAGACCGAACCGCATGGGCAGCGGTCGGCCAATAAAGCATCCAGGTTTCCAAAATCTGAAGGGCTTCCCGCTGTAATTCCTGGGGGAGGGTTTGTTGCTGCTGGGCCAGTTGTTGCTGGAGATGGGCATACTCTTGCTGGAGGGCAAGAATTTGCCGTTGGAGGTTGGCAATGGTGTCCTCCGGTGAGTCTGAGAAGGACATCGACCCAGAGAAGCGGCTGAACAATTCTGGCAACCCTACCTGCAAGGCCAGACTCAACTTATGGAGAGGGTCCAGTCGCATCTGCCTGATCTCGCCTCGCCGCAGCTGTTGAATCTGCCACATCGACACCCCCGCCTGATGACTGAGTTCCCGGAAACTGGCGATTCCGGCCTGTTGCATCCAGTCCTGTAATTGTTGGGTTCTATTTAAATCAATTGGATGAGGCATGGATTCTTCAGGTGGATGTTCGCTAGTAACACGATTGACAGGCTAGGTCTGTGCCAGAATGTAAGGTGTTTTTGCAGGTCAGCAAAATAAAGAGAGTAAGCACAATCAATGGAAGCAATCTATCAATATGCCTGGCTGATTCCCGTTCTGCCGCTGGCAGGTGCCATGATCGTCGGCTTAGGTCTTATCTCTTTTAACCAGACTGTTAATCATCTGCGTCAAGGTAATTCTATTTTTATCGTCTCTCTTCTGGGAACCGCGATGGTGCTATCCTTCGGGTTGCTCTGGAGTCAGATTCAAGGCCATCCGCCCTACTACCAAAGCATTGATTGGGCGGCAGCCGGAGACTTCCATCTCACGATGGGTTATACCATTGACCATCTATCCGCCCTGATGCTGGTGATTGTCACCACGGTGGCTTTTCTGGTGATGGTTTATACCGATGGCTACATGGCCCATGACCCTGGCTATGTTCGCTTCTATGCTTACTTGAGTTTATTCAGCTCCTCCATGTTGGGCTTAGTAATCAGCCCCAACCTGGTACAAATCTATGTGTTTTGGGAACTGGTGGGGATGTGTTCCTACCTGCTGATTGGTTTCTGGTTTGACCGTCAAGCGGCTGCCGATGCCTGCCAAAAGGCATTTGTCACCAATCGCGTCGGTGACTTCGGCCTCCTCTTGGGCATCCTAGGTCTTTACTGGGCAACGGGGAGCTTTGACTTTGTCACCACGGGCGATCGCCTGCAAGAGCTGGTGAGCACCGGCGGTATTAGTAGTGGCTTAGCCCTATTATTTGCCATCATGATCTTTCTCGGCCCCGTAGCGAAGTCGGCTCAAGTTCCCCTCCATGTGTGGCTCCCCGATGCCATGGAAGGCCCGACACCGATTTCAGCCCTGATTCATGCGGCAACCATGGTGGCGGCAGGGGTGTTTCTGATTGCCCGCATGTTCCCGCTGTTTGAAGGTATTCCCGCCGTGATGAATGTGATTGCTTGGACGGGAGCCGTGACGGCCTTTGTCGGAGCCACCACTGCCATCACCCAAAATGACATCAAGAAAGGTCTTGCCTATTCCACCATGTCCCAGTTGGGCTACATGGTGATGGCAATGGGAGTGGGAGCCTATGGAGCTGGTTTATTTCACCTGATGACCCATGCGTTTTTTAAAGCGATGCTGTTCCTGGGATCAGGAGCGGTGATTCACGGCATGGAAGCCGTAGTGGGTCATGACGCCACCTATGCCCAGGACATGCGGATGATGGGGGGTTTGCGCAAGTTTATGCCCCTGACCGCCCTCACCTTCTTTGTGGGAACCTTGGCGATTTGTGGGATTCCCCCCTTCGCTGGGTTTTGGTCTAAAGATGAAATTCTAGGCTCCGTGTTTGCAGCCAATCCCCTGCTGTGGGTAATTGGCTGGGGTACAGCTGGGATTACGGCTTTTTATATGTTTCGGATGTATTTCACCACCTTTGAAGGTAGTTTCCGGGGTAATGAGTCCGCGATTCGTCACCAACTTCAGGCGGAGAAACTCCAAAGTTTAGGTTTAGCCTTTGGGCCGGGGGCGATGGATCCCCGAGAGCTAACCGTAGCCCCCGAAACCAGCCATGCTCATCAGGCTCACTCAGATCATGGTGACGATCATCATCCCCACAGTGAGTTCCCCCATGAAGCGCCGATCTCGATGACCTTACCGCTGCTGATTTTGGCAGTGCCCTCCGCTCTGATTGGACTGGTGGGGATGCCCTTCAATAACTACTTTGAGGCATTTATCCATCCCGAAACCATGGCGGCAGTTCACGAAGCAGCGGCGGCTGAATTTGACTGGACTGAGTTTTTAACCATGGCCGGAAGTTCTGTCGGCATTGGCCTGATTGGGATTAGTCTGGCCATCTTGATGTACCTGACCCACAAGATTGACCCAGGGGCGATCGCGGCCAAAATTCAACCCTTGTACCAGCTCTCGAAGAACAAGTGGTACTTTGATGAGGTCTATGAGGTGCTTTTCATTCGCGGGGTGCGGCGACTGGCACGGCAAGTCATGGAAGTTGACTACCGGGTGGTGGATGGGCTGGTCAACCTCACCGGCCTAGTGACCCTGATTACGGGGGAAGGTCTAAAATATTTGGAAAATGGTCGGGCACAATTCTACGCTCTGATAGTATTTGGAACAGTTCTGGGTCTGGTAATTCTCTCGACTGTGACCTGAATGCAAAAATTGGCGCTGATGACGAGGGGATGATTCCCCGTTTTGGCAAAGCTCACGTTGCAAAATTCCAGACTTTCAAACTCCCTATCTACCGGACGATGAACATCGCAGATTTTCCTTGGTTGACCACGTCCATTTTGTTTCCCATCGGGGCCTCCCTGCTGATCCCGATCATCCCGGACAAAGACGGCAAAACCATCCGCTGGTATGCGTTAATTATTGGCCTGCTCGATTTTGCGCTGCTGGTCTATGCCTTCTACACCCGTTACGACCTTTCCAGCTCTGAGATGCAGTTGGTGGAAAGCTATGCTTGGGTGCCCCAGCTCGATCTGAATTGGACGGTAGGGGCAGATGGTCTATCCATGCCCCTGATTTTGCTCACAGGTTTTATTACCACCCTGGCAACCTTAGCGGCATGGCCCGTGACCCTAAAGCCGCGGTTGTTTTATTTCCTGCTGCTGGCGATGTATGGCGGCCAGATCGCTGTGTTCGCCGTCCAGGATATGCTGCTGTTTTTCCTGGTTTGGGAACTGGAGTTGATTCCGGTCTATCTGCTGCTGGCTATCTGGGGGGGGTAAAAAGCGGCTTTACGCGGCCACTAAGTTTATTCTCTACACCGCAGGCGGTTCCCTGTTCATTCTGGTGGCGGCCTTAGCCATGGCATTCTATGGCGATACGGTCACCTTTGATATGCGATCGCTGATGACCAAGGACTTCCCCATCGCCTTTCAGATGTGGCTCTATGCTGCATTCATCATTGCCTACGGTGTCAAGCTACCGATTATTCCCCTGCACACTTGGCTCCCCGATGCCCACGGCGAAGCCACAGCCCCAGTTCATATGCTACTAGCAGGAATTCTCCTCAAAA
Proteins encoded in this region:
- the fghA gene encoding S-formylglutathione hydrolase, which codes for MTILPTCTSQSRCFDGTIGFYRHFSDVCRTEMRFSVYLPPQATGATLPIVYWLSGLTCTEENFMIKAGAQQFAAQYGLILVAPDTSPRNLGLPGETETWDFGAGAGFYVDATTDPWNAHYRMYTYVTEELPALMAAFFPGDRQRQGIMGHSMGGHGALICALRNPDRYRSVSAFAPIAAPMGCAWGQKAFRGYLGTDSTAWQAYDASQIVIHSAWNQPILIDQGTADPFLPQGQLLPEVFEQACAQAGKELILRRQEGYDHSYSFIATFIADHLRHHAMALR
- a CDS encoding NAD(P)H-quinone oxidoreductase subunit 5, producing the protein MEAIYQYAWLIPVLPLAGAMIVGLGLISFNQTVNHLRQGNSIFIVSLLGTAMVLSFGLLWSQIQGHPPYYQSIDWAAAGDFHLTMGYTIDHLSALMLVIVTTVAFLVMVYTDGYMAHDPGYVRFYAYLSLFSSSMLGLVISPNLVQIYVFWELVGMCSYLLIGFWFDRQAAADACQKAFVTNRVGDFGLLLGILGLYWATGSFDFVTTGDRLQELVSTGGISSGLALLFAIMIFLGPVAKSAQVPLHVWLPDAMEGPTPISALIHAATMVAAGVFLIARMFPLFEGIPAVMNVIAWTGAVTAFVGATTAITQNDIKKGLAYSTMSQLGYMVMAMGVGAYGAGLFHLMTHAFFKAMLFLGSGAVIHGMEAVVGHDATYAQDMRMMGGLRKFMPLTALTFFVGTLAICGIPPFAGFWSKDEILGSVFAANPLLWVIGWGTAGITAFYMFRMYFTTFEGSFRGNESAIRHQLQAEKLQSLGLAFGPGAMDPRELTVAPETSHAHQAHSDHGDDHHPHSEFPHEAPISMTLPLLILAVPSALIGLVGMPFNNYFEAFIHPETMAAVHEAAAAEFDWTEFLTMAGSSVGIGLIGISLAILMYLTHKIDPGAIAAKIQPLYQLSKNKWYFDEVYEVLFIRGVRRLARQVMEVDYRVVDGLVNLTGLVTLITGEGLKYLENGRAQFYALIVFGTVLGLVILSTVT
- a CDS encoding helix-turn-helix domain-containing protein, whose product is MPHPIDLNRTQQLQDWMQQAGIASFRELSHQAGVSMWQIQQLRRGEIRQMRLDPLHKLSLALQVGLPELFSRFSGSMSFSDSPEDTIANLQRQILALQQEYAHLQQQLAQQQQTLPQELQREALQILETWMLYWPTAAHAVRSDPQFAATKLLPLLQPLEKLLAHSGGAIARPPLPLRWTTIPATMTY
- a CDS encoding S-layer homology domain-containing protein, whose amino-acid sequence is MSNCLRHRSAPTALVIFGMAATVLPPLLISRPAVAANFSDVAFNYWARPFIERLADKGIIKGFPDGTFQPDKPVTRAEFAAMIRQGFTKSQVRSRRDFTDVPGSYWAAPAIEQAYTTGFMSGYPDGEFRPSQPIPKVQVLVSLAAGLDLTPTGTAAKILQVYKDAAQIPDYATNGVAAATQKRIVVNYPDRQFLEPQQTATRGDVAAFIYQALVSQGQLSALPGQEAVNQYIVGSAITGGHPPTTQPMTPMIPRVPRFSLTRVPRLTPPTWIKPTTVCV
- a CDS encoding MFS transporter; translation: MSKINRHFGWAASETFFVVSILIAVLFALLSESIAAELHLDTAQLGLLSGAFFITYAISQLLFGILLDYLPPRLLLAATATVAAVGAFLFSVSTGMTGALIGRILLGVGLSSTFVGMMYLVGRTYPDNFAFMSSLGQSLANVTGAVLAIVCGLFPLLGSFRLPFQIMGVLLGISAILLLTFVGKTSQATSAESPPKISLWAALAIAVGNLQFWAALVYYTGLFGTLLAFADLWNIQFQIDFFKHAAQQAGLMNAMIPLGVTVGSLLAGAWARKTGSFVFPARAFGFFSLFLFGVMLAISLSQGLATLMFFLLGFGLGGRF
- a CDS encoding 8-oxoguanine deaminase; the encoded protein is MRTLLAKNAEVLVTMDGERRELKDAGIYAEDGMIKQVGPMSELPGTADTVVDCSGQIVLPGFVNTHHHLNQTLTRNLPAAQNNNLFPWLKGQYRIWANTTPEASRLSVLIGLGELALTGCTTVFDHSYIFKNGNSVDCLIDAAKEIGVRFHCSRGSMSLGESKGGLPPDDCVEDEDLIMKDSIRAIERYHDPSVGAMTRMVIGPCSPFSVTPGLLKESAQLARHYKVGLHTHLCETFDEERFTLDRFELRPVDWMETLDWLGDDVWFAHAIHVDDDEIQKFSHTGCGVAHCPNSNMRLASGISPIKKYMAAGVKVGLGVDGSASNDSSNMLLEVRQAMLLARLKMGLLPPEGPQKYFFLSQSHPKRAGEWMTARESLEIATLGGPKVLGRDDVGSLEPGKCADFFTIKLHTIDYAGALHDPVAAVVFCAPQKANYTVINGRVIVDQGRIATVDMEPVVRQHNQWCFRIANQT